One genomic region from Xyrauchen texanus isolate HMW12.3.18 chromosome 16, RBS_HiC_50CHRs, whole genome shotgun sequence encodes:
- the LOC127657098 gene encoding malate dehydrogenase, cytoplasmic-like: MAEPIRVLITGAAGQIAYSLLYSIAKGDVFGKDQPLIMVLLDITPMLPVLDGVVMELQDCALPLLREAIPTDKEDVAFKDLDAAILVGSMPRRDGMERKDLLKANVAIFKAQGVALEKYAKKTIKVLVVGNPANTNCLIAAKSAPSIPKENFSCLTRLDHNRACSQVAMHCGISASSVKNVIIWGNHSSTQYPDVHHCMVNVQGKDVTAFDAVKDDAWLKGEFISTVQQRGAAVIKARKLSSAMSAAKAICDHMRDIWTGTPEGEFISMGVYSNGNCYGVPEDLIYSFPVAIKDKTWKIVDGLAINDFSRAKMDETAAELVEERDTAVSFLGV, encoded by the exons ATg GCAGAGCCTATTAGAGTACTGATCACTGGCGCTGCAGGGCAGATCGCCTATTCGCTTCTTTACAGCATTGCCAAGGGAGATGTCTTCGGCAAAGATCAG CCTCTCATTATGGTTCTGTTGGACATCACGCCCATGTTGCCAGTCCTGGATGGTGTGGTTATGGAGCTGCAGGACTGTGCTCTCCCGCTTCTGAGAG AGGCCATCCCTACTGATAAAGAGGATGTTGCATTCAAAGATTTGGATGCTGCCATCCTGGTGGGGTCCATGCCAAGGAGAGATGGCATGGAGAGGAAGGACCTGCTGAAGGCCAATGTTGCCATCTTTAAGGCCCAGGGGGTGGCGCTTGAGAAGTATGCCAAGAAGACAATCAAG gTTCTGGTTGTTGGTAACCCAGCTAATACCAACTGTCTGATTGCAGCCAAATCGGCCCCTTCCATCCCCAAAGAGAATTTCTCCTGTTTGACACGTCTTGATCACAACAGGGCTTGTTCTCAG GTGGCAATGCATTGTGGCATTTCTGCAAGCAGTGTGAAGAATGTGATCATCTGGGGAAATCACTCCTCTACACAGTACCCAGATGTCCATCACTGCATGGTGAATGTGCAGGGGAAGGACGTGACGGCCTTTGATGCAGTGAAAGATGATGCCTGGCTGAAGGGGGAGTTCATTTCT ACAGTGCAGCAGCGTGGTGCTGCAGTCATTAAGGCCAGGAAGCTCTCTAGTGCCATGTCAGCTGCCAAGGCCATCTGTGACCACATGAGAGACATTTGGACCGGCACTCCTGAG gGTGAGTTCATCTCTATGGGTGTCTATTCCAATGGAAACTGTTACGGAGTACCAGAGGACCTCATTTACTCATTCCCTGTTGCAATCAAG GATAAGACCTGGAAGATTGTTGATGGGCTGGCCATCAATGACTTCTCAAGAGCCAAGATGGATGAAACAGCAGCGGAATTAGTGGAGGAAAGAGACACCGCTGTCTCTTTCCTTGGTGTTTGA